In a genomic window of Magnolia sinica isolate HGM2019 chromosome 14, MsV1, whole genome shotgun sequence:
- the LOC131224711 gene encoding uncharacterized protein LOC131224711 isoform X4 has protein sequence MLDPITFNILQQLHLDASIIFLLGSCIREVNWQAAFEDAHVLVRDDINWAFRPCHQLHFNVVSSSDGCYYIQVGSVGISASDELWVACYILEGG, from the exons ATGCTTGACCCAATTACCTTCAATATATTACAGCAACTGCATTTGGATGCTTCCATTATTTTCTTATTGGGCTCATGTATCCGTGAAGTGAATTGGCAGGCTGCTTTTGAGGATGCCCATGTTCTGGTTCGTGATGACATCAACTGGGCTTTTAGGCCTTGCCATCAGCTTCACTTCAATGTGGTTTCTTCATCAGACGGGTGCTACTACATACAG GTTGGCTCTGTCGGAATTTCTGCCAGTGATGAGTTGTGGGTGGCCTGCTACATCCTTGAG GGAGGGTAG
- the LOC131224711 gene encoding uncharacterized protein LOC131224711 isoform X1: MLDPITFNILQQLHLDASIIFLLGSCIREVNWQAAFEDAHVLVRDDINWAFRPCHQLHFNVVSSSDGCYYIQNIGNSRLALSEFLPVMSCGWPATSLREGRSLS, encoded by the exons ATGCTTGACCCAATTACCTTCAATATATTACAGCAACTGCATTTGGATGCTTCCATTATTTTCTTATTGGGCTCATGTATCCGTGAAGTGAATTGGCAGGCTGCTTTTGAGGATGCCCATGTTCTGGTTCGTGATGACATCAACTGGGCTTTTAGGCCTTGCCATCAGCTTCACTTCAATGTGGTTTCTTCATCAGACGGGTGCTACTACATACAG AACATTGGGAATTCCAGGTTGGCTCTGTCGGAATTTCTGCCAGTGATGAGTTGTGGGTGGCCTGCTACATCCTTGAG GGAGGGTAGATCACTCTCGTAA
- the LOC131224711 gene encoding uncharacterized protein LOC131224711 isoform X3: protein MLDPITFNILQQLHLDASIIFLLGSCIREVNWQAAFEDAHVLVRDDINWAFRPCHQLHFNVVSSSDGCYYIQVGSVGISASDELWVACYILEITH, encoded by the exons ATGCTTGACCCAATTACCTTCAATATATTACAGCAACTGCATTTGGATGCTTCCATTATTTTCTTATTGGGCTCATGTATCCGTGAAGTGAATTGGCAGGCTGCTTTTGAGGATGCCCATGTTCTGGTTCGTGATGACATCAACTGGGCTTTTAGGCCTTGCCATCAGCTTCACTTCAATGTGGTTTCTTCATCAGACGGGTGCTACTACATACAG GTTGGCTCTGTCGGAATTTCTGCCAGTGATGAGTTGTGGGTGGCCTGCTACATCCTTGAG ATAACTCATTGA
- the LOC131224711 gene encoding uncharacterized protein LOC131224711 isoform X2, producing the protein MLDPITFNILQQLHLDASIIFLLGSCIREVNWQAAFEDAHVLVRDDINWAFRPCHQLHFNVVSSSDGCYYIQNIGNSRLALSEFLPVMSCGWPATSLR; encoded by the exons ATGCTTGACCCAATTACCTTCAATATATTACAGCAACTGCATTTGGATGCTTCCATTATTTTCTTATTGGGCTCATGTATCCGTGAAGTGAATTGGCAGGCTGCTTTTGAGGATGCCCATGTTCTGGTTCGTGATGACATCAACTGGGCTTTTAGGCCTTGCCATCAGCTTCACTTCAATGTGGTTTCTTCATCAGACGGGTGCTACTACATACAG AACATTGGGAATTCCAGGTTGGCTCTGTCGGAATTTCTGCCAGTGATGAGTTGTGGGTGGCCTGCTACATCCTTGAG ATAA